A genomic window from Peromyscus maniculatus bairdii isolate BWxNUB_F1_BW_parent chromosome 1, HU_Pman_BW_mat_3.1, whole genome shotgun sequence includes:
- the Unc93b1 gene encoding protein unc-93 homolog B1 isoform X1 → MEAEPPLYPVAGAAGPQGDEDRLGVPDGPEAPLDELVGAYPNYNEEEEERRYYRRKRLGVVKNVLAASAGGMLTYGVYLGLLQMQLILHYDETYREVKYGNMGLPDIDSKMLMGINVTPIAALLYTPVLIRFFGTKWMMFLAVGIYALFVSTNYWERYYTLVPSAVALGMAIVPLWASMGNYITRMSQKYYEYSHYKEQDEQGPQQRPPRGSHAPYLLVFQAIFYSFFHLSFACAQLPMIYFLNYYLYDLNHTLFNVHSCGTKSHGILTGFNKTVLRTLPRSRNLIVVESVLMAVAFSAMLLVLGLCGAAYRPTEEIDLRSVGWGNIFQLPFKHVRDFRLRHLVPFFIYSGFEVLFACTGFALGYGVCSMGLERLAYLLIAYSLGASAASFLGLLGLWLPRSVPLVAGAGLHLLLTLSLFVWAPMPRVLHHSWILYAVAALWGVGSALNKTGLSTLLGILYEDKERQDFIFTIYHWWQAVAIFAVYLGSGLPMKAKLAVLLVTLVAAAASYLWMEQKLQQGLVPRQPRIPKPQHKVRGYRYLEEDNSDESDVDGGGEQGQGDCAEEEAPQAGALGAEAAGPCRKPCPYEQALGGDGPEER, encoded by the exons aTGGAGGCGGAGCCGCCGCTCTACCCTGTGGCCGGGGCCGCGGGCCCTCAAGGGGATGAGGACCGCCTCGGAGTTCCCGATGGGCCGGAGGCTCCG CTGGACGAGCTGGTGGGCGCGTACCCCAACTacaacgaggaggaggaggagcgccGCTACTACCGCCGCAAGCGCCTCGGCGTGGTCAAGAACGTGCTGGCGGCCAGCGCGGGTGGCATGCTCACCTACGGTGTCTACCTGG GCCTCCTGCAGATGCAACTGATCCTGCACTATGATGAGACCTACAGGGAGGTGAAGTACGGCAACATGGGGCTGCCGGACATCGATAGCAAGATGCTGATGGGTATCAACGTGACTCCCATCGCTGCCCTGCTCTACACACCTGTGCTCATCAG GTTTTTTGGTACCAAGTGGATGATGTTCTTAGCTGTGGGCATCTATGCCCTCTTTGTCTCTACCAACTACTGGGAACGCTACTACACGCTGGTGCCCTCTGCTGTGGCTCTGGGCATGGCCATtgtgcctctctgggcctccatgggCAACTATATTACCAG GATGTCCCAGAAGTACTATGAGTACTCCCACTACAAAGAGCAGGACGAGCAGGGGCCTCAGCAGCGCCCACCACGCGGCTCCCACGCACCCTATCTCTTGGTGTTCCAGGCCATCTTCTATAGCTTCTTCCAT TTGAGCTTCGCGTGTGCCCAGCTGCCCATGATTTACTTCCTCAACTACTACCTGTATGACCTGAACCACACGCTGTTCAACGTGCACAGCTGCG GCACTAAGAGCCATGGCATCCTGACCGGCTTCAACAAGACGGTTCTGCGGACGCTGCCGCGCAGCCGAAACCTCATTGTCGTAGAGAGCGTGCTTATGGCAGTGGCCTTCTCGGCCATGCTGCTG GTGCTGGGTCTGTGTGGAGCCGCTTACCGGCCCACAGAGGAGATTGACCTGCGCAGCGTGGGCTGGGGCAACATCTTCCAGCTGCCCTTCAAACACGTGCGTGACTTCCGCTTACGCCACCTGGTGCCCTTCTTCATCTATAGCGGCTTTGAGGTCCTCTTCGCCTGCACTGGTTTCGCCCTG ggctACGGCGTGTGCTCCATGGGGTTGGAGCGGCTGGCCTATCTGCTCATAGCTTACAGCCTGGGTGCCTCTGCCGCCTCcttcctggggctgctggggctgtGGCTGCCTCGCTCGGTGCCCCTAGTGGCTGGGGCAGGACTGCACCTGCTGCTCACCCTCAGCCTCTTTGTCTGGGCCCCAATGCCTCGGGTCCTCCATCACAGTTGGATCCTTTACGCTGTGGCTGCCCTCTGGGGTGTGGGCAGTGCCCTCAACAAGACCGGACTTAGCA CGCTCCTGGGCATCCTGTATGAAGACAAAGAGAGGCAGGACTTCATCTTCACCATCTATCACTGGTGGCAGGCCGTGGCCATCTTTGCCGTATACCTGGGCTCCGGCTTGCCCATGAag GCCAAGCTGGCAGTGTTGCTGGTGACCCTGGTAGCGGCAGCAGCCTCATACCTGTGGATGGAACAGAAGCTGCAGCAAGGTCTGGTCCCGCGACAGCCGCGCATTCCGAAGCCACAGCACAAAGTGCGCGGCTACCGCTACCTGGAGGAAGACAACTCAGACGAGAGCGATGTGGATGGCGGCGGCGAGCAGGGCCAGGGCGACTGTGCGGAGGAGGAGGCTCCACAGGCAGGGGCCCTGGGTGCAGAGGCAGCTGGGCCCTGCCGCAAGCCCTGTCCCTATGAACAGGCTCTGGGTGGTGATGGGCCTGAGGAGCGGTAA
- the LOC102903007 gene encoding aldehyde dehydrogenase family 3 member B3, which translates to MSTKGKYPEAEQRMDPFEEKLRRLRNSFNTGKTKSAKFRTEQLLSLGHFLQDNKKQLHDALTGDLGKSAFESDMSEVILCQNEVDLALKNLQTWMKDESVSTNLLTKLSSAFIRKEPFGLVLIVAPWNYPLNLMIVPLVGAIAAGNCVVLKPSEISKNTEKALAELLPRYLDQSCFAVVLGGPEETGQLLKHKFDYIFFTGSSRVGKIVMAAAAKHLTPITLELGGKNPCYVDDDCDPQTVANRVAWFRYFNAGQTCVAPDYILCSQEMQERLVPALQNAITRFYGDNPQTSPNLGRIINQKHFKRLQGLLGCGRVAIGGQSDEGERYIAPTVLVDVQETEPVMQEEIFGPILPLVTVRSLNDAIDFINRREKPLALYAYSNSCQVIKQVLARTSSGGFCGNDGFMHMTLSSLPFGGVGSSGMGRYHGKFSFDAFSNQRACLLRSPGMEKLNDLRYPPYSPRNQQLLKWALGSQSCTLL; encoded by the exons ATGTCCACCAAGGGCAAATACCCAGAAGCCGAGCAGAG GATGGACCCCTTTGAGGAAAAGCTGCGGAGGCTGAGGAATTCCTTCAACACAGGGAAGACAAAGTCAGCCAAGTTCAGGACTGAACAGCTACTGAGCCTGGGCCACTTCCTGCAGGACAACAAGAAGCAGCTGCATGATGCTCTGACTGGAGACCTGGGCaag tcaGCCTTCGAGTCAGACATGAGTGAGGTCATCCTGTGCCAGAATGAGGTGGACCTGGCCCTCAAGAACCTGCAGACCTGGATGAAGGATGAGTCTGTGTCCACCAACTTG CTCACGAAACTGAGCTCAGCCTTCATCCGGAAGGAGCCCTTTGGCCTGGTGCTTATCGTGGCACCTTGGAATTATCCTTTGAACTTGATGATCGTGCCCCTAGTGGGGGCCATTGCTGCAG GGAACTGCGTGGTACTGAAGCCCTCGGAGATAAGCAAGAACACAGAGAAGGCGCTGGCCGAGCTGCTGCCCCGGTATCTGGACCAG AGCTGCTTTGCTGTGGTGCTGGGTGGGCCCGAGGAGACCGGGCAGCTGCTGAAACATAAATTTGACTATATCTTCTTCACGG GAAGCTCTCGGGTAGGCAAGATCGTGATGGCCGCTGCTGCCAAACACCTGACGCCCATCACCCTGGAGCTGGGGGGTAAGAACCCCTGCTATGTGGATGACGACTGTGACCCTCAGACCGTGGCCAACCGTGTGGCCTGGTTCCGCTACTTCAATGCTGGCCAGACCTGTGTGGCCCCCGATTACATCCTGTGTAGCCAGGAGATGCAGGAGCGGCTGGTGCCGGCCCTGCAGAATGCCATCACACGTTTCTATGGAGACAACCCACAGACCTCGCCTAATCTGGGCAGAATCATCAACCAGAAACATTTCAAGCGTCTCCAGGGACTGCTGGGCTGTGGCCGCGTGGCCATTGGTGGCCAGAGCGATGAGGGAGAACGCTACATTG CACCCACCGTGTTAGTGGACgtgcaggagacagagcctgTGATGCAGGAGGAGATCTTTGGGCCCATCCTGCCCCTGGTGACCGTGAGGAGCCTGAATGACGCCATTGACTTCATCAACAGGCGGGAGAAGCCGCTGGCGCTGTATGCCTATTCCAACAGTTGCCAG GTGATTAAACAGGTCCTGGCGCGGACCAGCAGCGGGGGCTTCTGCGGGAACGATGGCTTCATGCACATGACCCTGTCCAGCCTTCCTTTTGGAGGAGTGG GATCGAGCGGGATGGGCAGGTACCACGGCAAGTTCTCCTTCGACGCCTTTTCCAACCAGCGAGCCTGTCTGCTGCGCAGCCCCGGGATGGAAAAGCTCAATGACCTCCGTTACCCTCCTTACAGTCCCCGTAACCAGCAGTTGCTGAAATGGGCCCTGGGCTCCCAGAGCTGCACCCTCCTATGA
- the Unc93b1 gene encoding protein unc-93 homolog B1 isoform X2, translated as MEAEPPLYPVAGAAGPQGDEDRLGVPDGPEAPLDELVGAYPNYNEEEEERRYYRRKRLGVVKNVLAASAGGMLTYGVYLGLLQMQLILHYDETYREVKYGNMGLPDIDSKMLMGINVTPIAALLYTPVLIRFFGTKWMMFLAVGIYALFVSTNYWERYYTLVPSAVALGMAIVPLWASMGNYITRMSQKYYEYSHYKEQDEQGPQQRPPRGSHAPYLLVFQAIFYSFFHLSFACAQLPMIYFLNYYLYDLNHTLFNVHSCGTKSHGILTGFNKTVLRTLPRSRNLIVVESVLMAVAFSAMLLVLGLCGAAYRPTEEIDLRSVGWGNIFQLPFKHVRDFRLRHLVPFFIYSGFEVLFACTGFALRSWASCMKTKRGRTSSSPSITGGRPWPSLPYTWAPACP; from the exons aTGGAGGCGGAGCCGCCGCTCTACCCTGTGGCCGGGGCCGCGGGCCCTCAAGGGGATGAGGACCGCCTCGGAGTTCCCGATGGGCCGGAGGCTCCG CTGGACGAGCTGGTGGGCGCGTACCCCAACTacaacgaggaggaggaggagcgccGCTACTACCGCCGCAAGCGCCTCGGCGTGGTCAAGAACGTGCTGGCGGCCAGCGCGGGTGGCATGCTCACCTACGGTGTCTACCTGG GCCTCCTGCAGATGCAACTGATCCTGCACTATGATGAGACCTACAGGGAGGTGAAGTACGGCAACATGGGGCTGCCGGACATCGATAGCAAGATGCTGATGGGTATCAACGTGACTCCCATCGCTGCCCTGCTCTACACACCTGTGCTCATCAG GTTTTTTGGTACCAAGTGGATGATGTTCTTAGCTGTGGGCATCTATGCCCTCTTTGTCTCTACCAACTACTGGGAACGCTACTACACGCTGGTGCCCTCTGCTGTGGCTCTGGGCATGGCCATtgtgcctctctgggcctccatgggCAACTATATTACCAG GATGTCCCAGAAGTACTATGAGTACTCCCACTACAAAGAGCAGGACGAGCAGGGGCCTCAGCAGCGCCCACCACGCGGCTCCCACGCACCCTATCTCTTGGTGTTCCAGGCCATCTTCTATAGCTTCTTCCAT TTGAGCTTCGCGTGTGCCCAGCTGCCCATGATTTACTTCCTCAACTACTACCTGTATGACCTGAACCACACGCTGTTCAACGTGCACAGCTGCG GCACTAAGAGCCATGGCATCCTGACCGGCTTCAACAAGACGGTTCTGCGGACGCTGCCGCGCAGCCGAAACCTCATTGTCGTAGAGAGCGTGCTTATGGCAGTGGCCTTCTCGGCCATGCTGCTG GTGCTGGGTCTGTGTGGAGCCGCTTACCGGCCCACAGAGGAGATTGACCTGCGCAGCGTGGGCTGGGGCAACATCTTCCAGCTGCCCTTCAAACACGTGCGTGACTTCCGCTTACGCCACCTGGTGCCCTTCTTCATCTATAGCGGCTTTGAGGTCCTCTTCGCCTGCACTGGTTTCGCCCTG CGCTCCTGGGCATCCTGTATGAAGACAAAGAGAGGCAGGACTTCATCTTCACCATCTATCACTGGTGGCAGGCCGTGGCCATCTTTGCCGTATACCTGGGCTCCGGCTTGCCCATGA